The window ATATGTGTCTATGGCGTTGTTGTTGCTGATGTTGTTTTTTGCGGTGACAGGCATAACGTTAAATCACCCTAATTGGTTTTCTCAAGCGGATCAGGAACCTAAACGGGAGCAAGTGCCCATCCCTGCCTATTTATTACCCGTTGATACACAAGATGCCCAGTGGCGCTTGGCAACGGGCCATTGGCTGAAAAGTGAATGGGCGATGGATATGGCCACTGCCGACATAGATGAAGACGAAATTAGCTTAGTCAGCAAAGGGCCTGGCACTTACCGCAGCCTGACGTTGGACTTACTCGACGGCCAAGCCTATGTCGAAACCTTAGAGTACGGTGTTGTTGCTGTAGTGAATGATTTGCATAAGGGCCGCAACACAGGCACTGCATGGGCTTGGATACTCGATCTTAGCGCCGTG of the Shewanella baltica genome contains:
- a CDS encoding PepSY-associated TM helix domain-containing protein, with the translated sequence MKLRVSKSSLSFARIIHVYVSMALLLLMLFFAVTGITLNHPNWFSQADQEPKREQVPIPAYLLPVDTQDAQWRLATGHWLKSEWAMDMATADIDEDEISLVSKGPGTYRSLTLDLLDGQAYVETLEYGVVAVVNDLHKGRNTGTAWAWILDLSAVLIILFSLTGAYLLLPQTKRLKKSLLYMVLVSGSCGLVYVYFVP